A part of Pararhizobium sp. A13 genomic DNA contains:
- a CDS encoding N-formylglutamate amidohydrolase produces the protein MAQNVSETEQFEVREPDMQRIPFVFNSPHSGRIYTQSFLEQSRLDGLSIRRSEDHFVDELFHSVTGLGAPLLLAHFPRAFLDVNREPYELDPRMFDGALPPHANISSMRVAGGLGTVPRLVAENMEIYHGRFPVAEALDRIETIYKPYHACLRRLIARTHVQFGLAVLIDCHSMPGNIRLAGTGQRPDFIIGDRYGTSAAADLSRTAVSLLEDLGFSVARNKPYAGGFITEHYGRPARGLHALQIEINRGLYVDEATLQKKKDFAMLAQAIGIFLGGLAAHVEKYAGNSSLAAE, from the coding sequence ATGGCGCAGAACGTCAGCGAAACCGAACAGTTCGAAGTTCGCGAGCCGGACATGCAGCGCATTCCCTTTGTGTTCAATTCCCCCCATAGCGGCCGCATTTATACCCAGTCCTTTCTTGAACAGTCGCGTCTGGACGGCCTGTCGATCCGCCGCTCGGAAGATCATTTCGTCGATGAGTTGTTCCACTCGGTGACCGGTCTCGGCGCGCCGCTGCTTCTGGCGCATTTTCCGCGCGCCTTTCTCGACGTCAACCGCGAGCCTTACGAACTCGACCCGCGCATGTTCGACGGCGCCCTGCCGCCGCATGCCAATATCAGTTCGATGCGGGTGGCCGGCGGTCTCGGCACGGTGCCGCGGCTGGTGGCGGAAAACATGGAGATCTACCATGGCCGCTTTCCGGTCGCCGAGGCGCTCGACCGGATCGAAACCATCTACAAGCCCTATCATGCCTGCCTGCGGCGGCTGATCGCCCGTACCCATGTCCAGTTCGGGCTGGCAGTGCTGATCGACTGCCATTCAATGCCGGGCAATATCCGGTTGGCGGGCACCGGACAGCGCCCGGATTTCATCATCGGCGACCGCTACGGCACCAGCGCCGCGGCCGACCTGTCGCGCACGGCTGTCTCGCTGCTGGAGGATCTCGGCTTTTCCGTCGCCCGCAACAAGCCCTATGCCGGCGGCTTCATCACCGAGCACTACGGCCGCCCCGCACGCGGGCTGCACGCCCTGCAGATCGAGATCAATCGCGGTCTCTATGTCGATGAGGCGACGCTGCAGAAGAAGAAGGATTTTGCGATGCTGGCTCAGGCCATAGGCATCTTCCTTGGCGGCCTTGCGGCGCATGTGGAAAAATACGCTGGAAATTCTTCGCTCGCGGCCGAATAA
- the cpdR1 gene encoding response regulator CpdR1, with the protein MSPKILLAEDDNDMRRFLVKALEKAGYKVLSFDNGASAYDRLREEPFSLLLTDIVMPEMDGIELARRATELDPDLKVMFITGFAAVALNPDSKAPKDAKVLSKPFHLRDLVDEVNKMLAA; encoded by the coding sequence ATGAGTCCAAAAATTCTCCTCGCCGAAGACGATAACGACATGCGCCGCTTCCTGGTGAAAGCCCTGGAAAAGGCCGGCTACAAGGTGTTGTCCTTCGACAATGGCGCAAGCGCCTACGACCGACTGCGCGAAGAACCGTTCTCGCTCCTTCTGACCGACATCGTCATGCCCGAAATGGACGGCATCGAGCTTGCCCGCCGGGCGACCGAACTCGATCCGGATCTGAAAGTGATGTTCATCACCGGCTTCGCCGCCGTCGCACTGAACCCCGATTCGAAGGCTCCGAAGGACGCGAAGGTGCTGTCCAAACCGTTCCACCTGCGCGATCTTGTCGATGAAGTGAACAAGATGTTGGCGGCTTGA
- the ilvD gene encoding dihydroxy-acid dehydratase gives MPAYRSRTTTHGRNMAGARGLWRATGMKDSDFGKPIIAVVNSFTQFVPGHVHLKDLGQLVAREIEANGGVAKEFNTIAVDDGIAMGHDGMLYSLPSRELIADSVEYMVNAHCADAMVCISNCDKITPGMLMASLRLNIPVIFVSGGPMEAGKVVLSDGKIHALDLVDAMVAAADDKVSDEDVKIIERSACPTCGSCSGMFTANSMNCLTEALGLSLPGNGSTLATHSDREKLFLRAGREIVSLAKRYYEAEDVTALPRTIASKGAFENAMALDIAMGGSTNTVLHILAAAHEGEVDFTMDDIDRLSRKVPCLSKVAPAKADVHMEDVHRAGGIMAILGELDRAGLLNRDLPTVHSKTLADALATWDIAVTDNPAALELFSAAPGGVPTQVAFSQSARWKELDLDREKGVIRDAQHPFSKDGGLAVLKGNIALNGCIVKTAGVDESILKFSGPARVFESQDASVKAILANEVKAGDVVVIRYEGPKGGPGMQEMLYPTSYLKSKGLGKACALITDGRFSGGTSGLSIGHVSPEAANGGLIGIVREGDMIDIDIPNRTISLRVDEAEIAARRTEQDAKGWKPVEQRKRKVTTALKAYAAFATSADRGAVRDLGDL, from the coding sequence ATGCCCGCCTATCGCTCCCGCACCACCACCCACGGCCGCAACATGGCCGGCGCTCGCGGCCTGTGGCGCGCAACGGGCATGAAGGACAGCGATTTCGGCAAGCCGATCATCGCCGTGGTGAACTCGTTCACGCAGTTCGTGCCGGGCCACGTTCACCTCAAGGATCTCGGCCAGCTGGTTGCGCGCGAGATCGAGGCGAATGGCGGCGTCGCCAAGGAATTCAACACGATTGCCGTCGATGACGGCATCGCCATGGGCCATGACGGCATGCTCTATTCGCTGCCGTCGCGCGAACTGATCGCCGATAGCGTCGAATATATGGTCAACGCCCACTGCGCCGACGCCATGGTCTGCATCTCCAACTGCGACAAGATCACGCCCGGCATGCTGATGGCGTCGCTGCGTCTCAACATTCCGGTCATCTTCGTCTCCGGCGGCCCGATGGAGGCCGGCAAGGTCGTGCTCTCCGACGGCAAGATCCATGCGCTCGACCTGGTCGACGCCATGGTTGCCGCCGCCGACGACAAGGTCTCGGACGAGGACGTCAAAATCATCGAGCGCTCCGCCTGCCCGACCTGCGGCTCCTGCTCGGGCATGTTCACCGCCAATTCGATGAACTGTCTGACCGAGGCGCTCGGCCTGTCGCTGCCGGGCAACGGCTCGACGCTCGCCACCCATTCCGACCGCGAAAAGCTGTTCCTGCGCGCCGGCAGGGAGATCGTCTCGCTCGCCAAACGCTATTACGAAGCAGAAGACGTCACCGCCCTGCCCCGCACGATCGCGAGCAAAGGCGCATTCGAAAACGCCATGGCGCTCGATATCGCCATGGGCGGCTCGACCAACACCGTCCTGCATATCTTGGCCGCCGCCCACGAAGGTGAAGTCGATTTCACCATGGACGACATCGACCGGCTGTCGCGCAAGGTGCCGTGCCTCTCCAAGGTGGCACCGGCCAAGGCCGACGTGCACATGGAAGACGTGCACCGCGCCGGCGGCATCATGGCGATCCTCGGCGAACTCGATCGGGCGGGCCTGTTGAACAGGGACCTGCCGACGGTTCATTCGAAGACGCTCGCCGACGCGCTGGCCACCTGGGATATCGCCGTCACCGATAACCCGGCAGCGCTCGAGCTGTTCAGCGCCGCCCCCGGCGGCGTACCGACGCAGGTCGCCTTCAGCCAGAGCGCCCGCTGGAAGGAGCTCGATCTCGACCGCGAAAAGGGCGTCATCCGCGACGCCCAGCATCCCTTCTCTAAGGACGGCGGTCTTGCTGTCCTCAAGGGCAACATCGCGCTCAACGGCTGCATCGTGAAGACCGCCGGTGTCGATGAATCGATCCTGAAATTCTCAGGCCCCGCCCGCGTCTTCGAAAGCCAGGACGCTTCGGTCAAGGCGATCCTTGCCAACGAGGTCAAGGCCGGCGACGTCGTCGTCATCCGCTACGAAGGCCCGAAGGGCGGACCGGGCATGCAGGAAATGCTTTATCCGACCAGCTACCTGAAGTCGAAAGGCCTCGGAAAGGCCTGCGCGCTGATCACCGACGGCCGTTTCTCCGGCGGCACCTCGGGTCTCTCCATCGGCCACGTTTCGCCGGAAGCCGCCAATGGCGGCCTGATCGGCATTGTCCGCGAAGGCGACATGATCGACATCGACATCCCCAACCGGACGATCTCGCTACGCGTCGACGAGGCCGAAATCGCCGCCCGCCGCACTGAGCAGGACGCCAAGGGCTGGAAGCCGGTCGAGCAGCGCAAGCGCAAGGTGACGACCGCGCTGAAAGCCTATGCCGCCTTCGCCACGTCCGCCGATCGCGGCGCTGTCCGCGACCTCGGCGATCTCTAA
- a CDS encoding GFA family protein — MKMTYKGSCHCGRIRFEADIDLEAGTSRCNCSICSKRRYWGANVKPEDFRLLCEEAGIGDYQFGTMSGHHRFCLVCGVAPYGHGYVEEIGGAFVSVNIACLDDMDPAVLASLPVQYMDGLHNNWWNEPAETRHM; from the coding sequence ATGAAAATGACCTACAAGGGAAGCTGCCATTGCGGCCGCATTCGATTTGAAGCTGATATCGATCTTGAGGCGGGTACGAGCCGGTGCAATTGCTCCATCTGCTCCAAGCGGCGGTACTGGGGTGCGAACGTGAAGCCGGAGGACTTCCGCCTGTTGTGCGAGGAGGCAGGCATCGGTGACTACCAGTTCGGGACGATGAGCGGCCATCATCGGTTCTGCCTCGTTTGCGGCGTCGCGCCCTATGGCCACGGTTATGTCGAGGAGATCGGCGGCGCCTTCGTTTCCGTCAATATCGCTTGCCTGGACGATATGGACCCCGCTGTGCTGGCATCCTTGCCGGTCCAGTATATGGACGGCCTGCACAACAACTGGTGGAATGAACCAGCGGAAACGCGACATATGTAG
- a CDS encoding MarR family winged helix-turn-helix transcriptional regulator, whose product MKKPDRTAAGDAFAAFSILVIRLAAHLSAEGDALAKPSGQTSARWQVLAAASHANMSVADIGRILGLARQGVQRIADILEAEGLVRYEENPAHQRAKLLLLTPEGEATLRDIQMRQAAWADALGAEFGADDLRITTEVLARVLDGLARPKAKTRR is encoded by the coding sequence ATGAAAAAACCAGACCGTACCGCTGCCGGCGATGCCTTCGCCGCCTTCTCGATCTTAGTTATCCGGCTTGCCGCACATCTCAGTGCCGAAGGCGATGCGCTCGCAAAACCGAGCGGCCAGACCAGCGCCCGCTGGCAGGTGCTGGCGGCGGCCAGCCATGCCAATATGTCCGTCGCCGACATCGGCCGCATTCTCGGCCTGGCGCGTCAGGGTGTCCAGCGGATCGCCGATATCCTGGAGGCCGAGGGGCTGGTGCGCTACGAGGAAAATCCGGCACACCAGCGCGCCAAGCTGCTGCTGTTGACGCCCGAAGGAGAGGCAACGCTGCGCGACATCCAGATGAGGCAGGCCGCCTGGGCGGATGCGCTCGGCGCCGAATTCGGAGCAGATGATCTGCGTATCACGACCGAAGTCCTTGCCCGGGTGCTGGACGGCCTCGCCCGTCCGAAGGCGAAAACACGTCGCTGA
- a CDS encoding VOC family protein: MRMIFVNLPVKDVSRSKAFFSGLGFSFNPEYSSDDTLCMIVEENIFVMLMHEARFKEFIIDEISDTSKATEVLTALSAGSRQEVDETLAKALSLGGKEWRPVMDYGFMYGCSFQDPDGHVWELAYMEPQQAN; encoded by the coding sequence ATGCGGATGATTTTTGTGAACCTACCGGTCAAGGACGTTTCGCGTTCGAAAGCATTTTTCAGTGGGCTCGGTTTCAGTTTCAATCCGGAATATTCGAGCGACGATACGCTGTGCATGATCGTCGAGGAAAATATCTTCGTCATGCTGATGCATGAGGCACGCTTCAAGGAATTCATCATCGATGAAATCAGCGACACCAGCAAGGCCACGGAAGTGCTGACGGCGCTGTCGGCCGGGAGCCGCCAGGAGGTGGACGAAACGCTGGCCAAGGCGCTTTCGCTGGGTGGCAAGGAATGGCGGCCGGTGATGGACTACGGCTTCATGTATGGCTGCAGCTTCCAGGACCCGGACGGTCATGTCTGGGAGCTCGCGTATATGGAGCCGCAGCAGGCGAATTGA
- a CDS encoding MarR family winged helix-turn-helix transcriptional regulator: MSKPVVIPFETTLHVRDTCLCLHVQRAARALARKFDEALRPLDLTNGQFSLLMSLNRPEPPGMGPVAHLLAMDRTTLTAALKPLEKRGLLETMTDSKDRRLRRMKLTPAGHALLARAMPIWTKTHAEVDKTLGDGAPDRLRTDLLALA; encoded by the coding sequence ATGTCAAAGCCTGTCGTGATTCCTTTCGAGACCACCCTTCATGTGCGCGACACATGCCTGTGCCTTCATGTGCAAAGAGCGGCGCGGGCGTTGGCGCGGAAATTCGACGAGGCGCTGCGGCCCCTCGACCTGACCAACGGGCAGTTTTCGCTGCTGATGTCGCTCAACCGGCCGGAGCCGCCGGGCATGGGCCCCGTCGCCCATCTGCTCGCCATGGACCGGACGACGCTGACGGCGGCACTGAAACCGCTGGAGAAGCGGGGGCTCTTGGAAACCATGACCGACAGCAAGGATCGCCGCCTGCGGCGCATGAAGCTGACGCCTGCGGGACACGCCCTGCTCGCAAGGGCGATGCCGATCTGGACGAAAACGCATGCCGAAGTCGACAAAACGTTGGGCGACGGCGCCCCGGACCGGTTGCGCACCGACCTTCTGGCGCTCGCGTGA
- a CDS encoding thioredoxin family protein yields the protein MTNPVVSREEWLEARKALLATEKEETRLRDKIRAERQKLPWVKVDKTYTFDTPSGKKTLADLFDGRSQLMIYHFMFGPDWEAGCPGCSFLSDHIDGTLAHLNNHDVTYVTVSRAPLAKIEAYKKRMGWKFPWISSFGSDFNFDYHVSFTKEELESGKVFYNFREISGDQANDELPGMSAFIRDEAGNVYHTYSDYARGGEEILTTLMILDRAPKGRNETSTLSFVKRHDEYEDTSQAQSCCA from the coding sequence TTGACGAATCCGGTTGTATCCCGCGAAGAATGGCTCGAAGCCCGCAAGGCGCTGCTCGCCACCGAAAAGGAAGAAACGCGGCTACGCGACAAGATCCGTGCCGAACGGCAGAAGCTGCCCTGGGTCAAGGTCGACAAGACCTACACGTTCGATACTCCGTCGGGCAAAAAGACATTGGCCGACCTGTTCGATGGCCGCAGCCAGCTGATGATCTACCATTTCATGTTCGGCCCCGACTGGGAGGCCGGCTGCCCCGGCTGCTCTTTCCTTTCCGACCACATCGACGGCACGCTTGCCCATCTCAACAATCATGACGTGACCTATGTCACTGTTTCCCGCGCGCCGCTTGCCAAGATCGAGGCCTACAAGAAACGCATGGGCTGGAAATTCCCCTGGATCTCGTCCTTCGGCAGCGATTTCAACTTCGATTACCACGTCTCCTTCACCAAGGAAGAGCTGGAGAGCGGCAAGGTCTTTTACAACTTCCGCGAAATATCCGGTGACCAGGCCAATGACGAACTGCCGGGCATGAGCGCCTTCATCCGCGACGAAGCCGGCAATGTCTATCACACCTATTCCGACTACGCCCGCGGCGGCGAGGAGATCCTGACGACGCTGATGATCCTCGACCGGGCGCCAAAAGGCCGCAATGAGACGTCGACATTGAGCTTCGTGAAACGCCACGACGAATATGAGGACACGTCTCAGGCACAGTCCTGCTGCGCCTGA
- a CDS encoding DUF1579 domain-containing protein has product MKAEILEEHRWLEQLTGRWRVSFDMPAATGEQASEGAWIEETRSLGDAWIISETTGIMPDGSKATNIMTLGYDPAKKRYVGSFASSMMTYLWVYEGTLDETGTVLTLDCEGPDFENTGRTARYQDIVAIKDENTRNFSSRMQNADGIWQPVMSSDYKRISAV; this is encoded by the coding sequence ATGAAGGCGGAAATTCTTGAGGAACACCGGTGGCTGGAGCAGCTGACGGGCAGGTGGCGTGTGAGTTTCGACATGCCCGCTGCCACCGGCGAACAGGCATCCGAGGGAGCATGGATCGAGGAAACCCGCTCGCTGGGCGACGCCTGGATCATCTCCGAGACGACCGGGATCATGCCGGACGGCAGCAAGGCGACGAACATCATGACGCTCGGCTATGATCCTGCGAAAAAACGTTATGTCGGCTCTTTCGCCAGTTCGATGATGACCTATCTCTGGGTCTACGAAGGCACGCTCGACGAGACCGGCACGGTGCTGACGCTCGACTGCGAAGGTCCCGATTTCGAAAATACCGGCAGGACGGCGCGGTACCAGGACATCGTTGCGATCAAGGACGAGAACACGCGGAATTTCTCGTCCCGCATGCAAAATGCCGACGGCATTTGGCAGCCTGTCATGTCTTCCGACTACAAACGCATTTCCGCAGTCTGA
- a CDS encoding VOC family protein, with protein sequence MSDKHGAFVWYELMTTDTKAAEEFYDAVVGWTSEDSGMPGADYTLFKAGDVRVAGLMTMPEGALKMNAPPAWVGYIGVDDVDAAAKKIAELGGTVYRQPEDIPTIGRFAIVADPHGAVFALFKGAGDGEMPELAQNANGNVGWHELMAGDLAVEFPFYQKMFGWGKDEAMDMGAMGVYQLFNHNGAQIGGMMTKTPEIPAPYWGYYFNVDALDAAVERATSRGAKIVMGPMEVPGGAWVIGGVDPQGAHFSLVSMKR encoded by the coding sequence ATGAGCGACAAACATGGAGCGTTCGTCTGGTACGAACTGATGACCACCGACACCAAGGCGGCGGAAGAATTCTACGATGCCGTCGTCGGCTGGACGTCCGAGGACAGCGGCATGCCCGGCGCCGACTACACGCTTTTCAAGGCGGGCGACGTGCGTGTTGCCGGCCTGATGACGATGCCCGAGGGCGCCTTGAAGATGAACGCTCCGCCGGCCTGGGTCGGTTATATCGGCGTCGATGATGTCGATGCCGCGGCAAAGAAGATCGCCGAACTCGGCGGCACGGTGTATCGCCAACCGGAGGATATTCCGACCATCGGCCGCTTCGCCATCGTTGCCGATCCGCACGGCGCGGTGTTCGCCCTGTTCAAGGGCGCTGGCGACGGCGAGATGCCCGAGCTCGCGCAGAATGCCAATGGCAATGTCGGCTGGCATGAGCTGATGGCTGGTGATCTCGCCGTGGAATTCCCCTTCTACCAGAAGATGTTCGGCTGGGGGAAGGACGAGGCGATGGATATGGGGGCAATGGGCGTCTACCAGCTCTTCAATCACAACGGCGCGCAGATCGGCGGCATGATGACGAAGACGCCGGAAATTCCCGCTCCCTATTGGGGCTATTATTTCAACGTCGATGCTCTCGACGCCGCGGTCGAGCGGGCGACCTCGCGCGGCGCCAAGATCGTCATGGGCCCGATGGAGGTTCCCGGAGGCGCCTGGGTGATCGGCGGCGTCGATCCGCAAGGCGCCCATTTCAGCCTGGTATCGATGAAGCGCTGA
- a CDS encoding redoxin domain-containing protein, whose protein sequence is MGDQIRPLQPGEPAPAFALPAANFDGLVSLDSLRGRSFLIGFFRGLHCPFCRRQLGQLAGLQPTLRAAGVEILAVINTPVERARLYFRYQPTPVMLLCDPECRTHRAFGVPRVEFVPNGSSERPEWPSRTTMAQFGAARINPTGELPEALQPMEANVVLNARDGFELDEADHAILANHGTQLVGHFLVDATGIVGWVQIEARDGPNSLGIFPTAAQIIAAVGSLER, encoded by the coding sequence ATGGGAGACCAGATACGCCCACTGCAACCGGGTGAGCCCGCGCCGGCATTCGCCCTCCCCGCGGCCAACTTCGACGGATTGGTTTCTCTCGACAGCTTGCGTGGCCGCTCGTTCCTGATCGGCTTCTTTCGCGGCCTGCACTGCCCATTCTGCCGGCGTCAGCTCGGGCAGCTTGCCGGCCTGCAGCCCACCCTGCGCGCCGCCGGGGTAGAGATCCTTGCCGTGATCAACACGCCGGTGGAACGCGCCCGCTTGTATTTCCGCTACCAACCGACGCCGGTCATGCTTCTGTGCGACCCGGAATGCCGCACGCACCGCGCCTTCGGCGTGCCGCGCGTCGAGTTCGTGCCCAATGGCAGCAGCGAGCGGCCCGAATGGCCCTCTCGCACCACCATGGCGCAATTCGGGGCGGCACGCATCAACCCTACCGGCGAGCTGCCGGAAGCTTTACAGCCGATGGAAGCCAACGTCGTTCTCAACGCCAGGGACGGCTTCGAGCTTGACGAAGCGGATCATGCGATCTTGGCGAACCACGGTACGCAGCTCGTCGGGCACTTCCTGGTCGATGCGACCGGCATCGTCGGCTGGGTGCAAATCGAGGCGCGCGACGGGCCGAACAGCCTCGGCATCTTCCCGACCGCGGCGCAGATCATCGCCGCTGTTGGCAGCCTGGAACGGTGA